The Vicinamibacteria bacterium genome contains the following window.
GGGACGACGAATACGAGTCGGCGCCGAGGAGCACGACGATCATTGGAGCTGCCAAGCTCACGGGAAAGACGCACGACGGCTGGTCCGTGGGGATGCTGGACGCCGTGACCGCGGACGAGTACGCGACAATCGATACTCTGGGCGTACAGCGGCAGGAAGTCATCGAGCCGCTCAGCAACTATCTCCTTGCCCGGGTCCAGAAAGACATCGACAAAGGGAACACCATTCTGGGCGGGATGTTCACCGCGACCACCCGCGAAGGGGAAAGTGCCGATCTCTCCGAATTGCATCGATCCGCCTACACCGGCGGTCTCGATTTCCGCCACAACTGGAGCGATCGGACTTATTACTTGAACGCCAAGGCGGTCTTCAGCGAGGTACGGGGCGATCCGGCAACGATTCTCGCAACCCAGGAATCTCCTCAGCGCTACTACCAGCGACCCGACGCCGACTATCTGAGCGTCGATCCTCTCCGAACGTCGTTATCGGGATACGGAGGGACCTTTGACGTGGGGAAAGAAGGAGGCGGACACCTCCGCTTCTCTGCCGGAACCACGTTTCGCTCCCCGGGACTCGAGCTGAACGACGTCGGATTTCTCCGGACTGCCGACCAGATCATGCAGTGGTCCTTCGTGGGGTGGCGAATCTGGGAGCCTTTCTCGATCTTCCGCAGCCTCAATATCAACGTCAACCAGTGGCGCGGCTGGGATTTCGGTGGCACGAACCTATTCGATGGCGGCAACGTGAACGCGCAACTGCATTTCCGCAACTACTGGTTCCTCGGGTTGGGGCTCAGTCGTGACGGTGAGTCGATATCGAACCACGAGCTGAGAGGCGGGCCGTCGCTCCGGCTCCCCGGCGGCTGGGGTAATTGGTTCAACGTCCGTTCCGATAGCCGGAGGCGAATCGGCCTCTACGTCGGAAGCTGGAATTTCTGGGGCGACAACGATTGGCAGAGGATGACCGAGATCTGGTCGGGCATCACGCTACGGCCGGTGAGTGCGGCCTCGATCTCTTTCGAGCCCAACTGGAGCCGTCGACGCCGTACGCTCCAGTACGTGGAGACGGTCGATGCCAACGACGGTGACCGGTACGTATTCGGAAGCATCGATCAGTCCACGTTCGCCCTGACCGTGAGGCTGAGCTACAGCGTCACTCCCGATCTCTCGATTCAATACTACGGCCAGCCTTTTCTTTCGAGCGGCGGATATCAGGACTTCAAGCGAATCACCACTCCGCAGGCGTCAGGCTTCGACGACCGCTTCGATGTCTACGATCCGACCGAGCTGTCCTTCGACGCCTCGAGCAACGAGTACGTGGTCGATGAAGGGCCGGACGGAGCGAACCTTTATCGGTTCGAAAACCCGGATTTCGATTTCCTCCAGCTCCGCTCGAATCTGGTGCTCCGTTGGGAGTACACGCCCGGCTCCACGCTATACGTCGTCTGGTCCCAGGATCGCACGGGCGACGAAGCGGCGGGTGGTTATTCTCTCGGCGAAGGTCTCGGCGAGCTCTACCGCATCGCTCCGTATAACGTCTTACTGGTGAAGGTCAGCTACCGATTCGCGCTCTAGCAGGCTGACGAGCGTCGAGCCCCTTCACTCGCCGCTCTTCTCGATGGCCCGGCGAAGACTGTCCGCCAGAGAGCCGAACCCGCCGCTGCGGGCCTGGTCCTCGTCCTGCCGAGCCGCGTAATCGCGAGCCTCCTGTTTTTCCTTCGCTTCGATGAGCGCTTTGCGACTCAGCCGGATGCGGTGGCCGGCGGGATCCACCTCCACCACCATGACCTCCAGGTCGCTTCCCACGG
Protein-coding sequences here:
- a CDS encoding DUF5916 domain-containing protein, with product ANILSFSLMGGDGDFAQDNLFYSRRIGRAPQRSIDLGDDEYESAPRSTTIIGAAKLTGKTHDGWSVGMLDAVTADEYATIDTLGVQRQEVIEPLSNYLLARVQKDIDKGNTILGGMFTATTREGESADLSELHRSAYTGGLDFRHNWSDRTYYLNAKAVFSEVRGDPATILATQESPQRYYQRPDADYLSVDPLRTSLSGYGGTFDVGKEGGGHLRFSAGTTFRSPGLELNDVGFLRTADQIMQWSFVGWRIWEPFSIFRSLNINVNQWRGWDFGGTNLFDGGNVNAQLHFRNYWFLGLGLSRDGESISNHELRGGPSLRLPGGWGNWFNVRSDSRRRIGLYVGSWNFWGDNDWQRMTEIWSGITLRPVSAASISFEPNWSRRRRTLQYVETVDANDGDRYVFGSIDQSTFALTVRLSYSVTPDLSIQYYGQPFLSSGGYQDFKRITTPQASGFDDRFDVYDPTELSFDASSNEYVVDEGPDGANLYRFENPDFDFLQLRSNLVLRWEYTPGSTLYVVWSQDRTGDEAAGGYSLGEGLGELYRIAPYNVLLVKVSYRFAL